A genomic segment from Bacillus cereus G9842 encodes:
- a CDS encoding GNAT family N-acetyltransferase yields the protein MKIVQQWVQEDSDYIREKVIEYNQKYLADEEKTPSEKVSFIVRNEKEEIVGGVTAIIFWHHVHVDFLWVSEEYRHEGYGTKLIKLIEEFAIEKECRLINLDTFSFQAPAFYKKHGYKVIGVSEDHPKGHNHYYLEKRLKSI from the coding sequence ATGAAAATAGTACAGCAGTGGGTACAAGAAGATAGTGATTACATAAGAGAGAAAGTAATTGAATATAATCAAAAATATCTCGCAGATGAAGAAAAAACACCTTCAGAAAAGGTTAGTTTCATAGTAAGAAATGAAAAAGAAGAAATCGTAGGTGGGGTAACAGCAATAATTTTTTGGCACCATGTACACGTTGACTTTCTATGGGTTTCTGAAGAATATAGACACGAAGGTTATGGAACCAAGTTAATAAAACTTATTGAAGAATTTGCAATTGAAAAAGAGTGTAGGTTAATCAATTTAGATACTTTTAGCTTTCAAGCACCTGCTTTTTATAAAAAACATGGATATAAAGTAATTGGAGTAAGTGAAGATCATCCGAAAGGACATAATCATTATTATTTAGAAAAACGGCTAAAAAGTATATAG
- a CDS encoding NUDIX hydrolase, translating into MKKVNVTYAILYDKTNEKILMVKNKGENGSYYTLPGGAVKLGETLEEGVIREVKEETGLHINVKGICSISEAFFEERDHHAIFFNFLGEIIGGETYISRPKEIEEITWMELHIAAPYLRIPEHLLDLLQKKETVPYFFNGTIVHQSS; encoded by the coding sequence ATGAAAAAAGTTAATGTTACATACGCGATTTTGTACGATAAAACTAATGAAAAGATCTTAATGGTAAAAAACAAAGGGGAAAATGGTTCTTATTATACATTACCGGGTGGCGCAGTTAAATTAGGAGAAACCTTAGAAGAAGGAGTAATTCGGGAAGTAAAAGAAGAAACAGGGTTACATATAAACGTAAAAGGGATTTGTTCTATCAGCGAAGCCTTTTTCGAGGAAAGAGATCATCATGCAATTTTCTTTAATTTTCTAGGCGAAATAATCGGCGGGGAGACATATATATCAAGACCAAAAGAAATCGAAGAGATTACTTGGATGGAATTACATATAGCAGCACCGTATTTACGCATACCAGAACATTTACTAGATTTATTACAAAAGAAAGAAACAGTACCTTATTTTTTTAACGGAACAATCGTTCATCAATCTTCATAA
- the dnaN gene encoding DNA polymerase III subunit beta: protein MEFIVNHKQFTQALSEVNKAISTKSLIPILSGIKITADQSGITLIASNSNIFIEKFIPVSIEDEKIATILKAGTIVVPAKYFIEIIKKMPSDIAIKSKNEQIIKIQSEEITLSLNGFPADEFPNVPLIDNHAEIKVETEQLIEVFKQTVFAVAKNESRPVLTGVHIELSNNKFICAATDSHRLAIRETRLSSDVKANCIVPSATISELLKLMNSNSEFVYIYLSESHIIFTLGTTTLYSRLIEGKYPNISNLIPNDFKTIINIDRKKILQGVDRSSLLASEWANNNVNLEIINESTIKISSNASQIGQISETQQIDAIQGEKQLNISFDGRFMVDALRAIKEETITLSFGGSMRPILIEAGEQSAAIHLISPVRAY, encoded by the coding sequence ATGGAGTTCATCGTTAATCACAAACAATTTACTCAAGCACTTTCAGAAGTTAACAAAGCGATATCAACAAAATCTTTAATTCCTATATTATCTGGTATAAAAATAACTGCAGATCAATCTGGAATTACTTTAATTGCAAGTAACTCGAATATTTTTATTGAAAAATTCATTCCTGTTTCAATTGAAGATGAAAAAATTGCAACTATTTTAAAGGCAGGAACTATTGTTGTACCTGCAAAGTATTTCATTGAAATAATAAAGAAAATGCCAAGTGATATAGCAATAAAAAGTAAGAATGAGCAAATTATTAAGATACAATCAGAAGAAATCACATTAAGTTTAAATGGATTTCCTGCAGATGAGTTTCCGAATGTACCGCTTATAGACAATCATGCAGAAATCAAGGTAGAGACAGAGCAATTGATTGAAGTATTTAAACAAACAGTCTTTGCGGTAGCAAAAAATGAATCTAGACCTGTTCTTACTGGGGTGCATATAGAGTTATCTAATAATAAGTTTATTTGTGCTGCAACTGACTCACATAGACTAGCGATACGTGAAACGCGACTTTCCTCAGATGTAAAAGCAAATTGTATTGTACCAAGCGCAACCATTAGTGAACTTCTAAAATTAATGAACAGCAATTCGGAATTCGTATATATTTACCTTTCAGAGAGTCATATTATATTTACGCTTGGAACAACTACATTATATTCAAGACTAATTGAAGGGAAATATCCTAATATTTCTAACCTTATTCCAAATGACTTTAAAACGATTATTAACATAGATAGAAAAAAGATATTACAAGGTGTAGACCGATCAAGTTTATTAGCAAGTGAATGGGCCAATAACAATGTTAACTTAGAAATCATAAACGAATCTACAATTAAAATTTCTTCAAACGCTTCTCAAATTGGGCAAATATCCGAAACGCAACAAATAGATGCGATTCAAGGTGAAAAACAATTAAATATATCTTTCGATGGGCGTTTTATGGTTGATGCTTTAAGAGCAATAAAAGAAGAAACGATTACTTTAAGCTTTGGCGGTTCTATGAGACCGATATTGATTGAAGCAGGAGAGCAATCTGCAGCAATCCATCTTATATCTCCAGTAAGAGCTTATTAA
- a CDS encoding NUDIX hydrolase yields MYKHTLCFIKRNEEILMLNREYDPVKGLWNGVGGKIEKGETPLENAIREIKEETNIKVTYDQIQFKGIIKWEDSSYSGGIYVYLVELLHEFTYRTPKKVAEGILDWKEVSWILSDYNYGVGEMIPKFLVEVLHNELILEHNFILSNHKLIDYRNKELAKQDNSIDNIIPL; encoded by the coding sequence ATGTACAAGCACACTTTATGTTTTATAAAAAGAAATGAAGAGATACTTATGTTAAATAGAGAATATGATCCGGTAAAAGGATTATGGAATGGGGTAGGAGGAAAGATAGAAAAGGGAGAAACACCTTTAGAAAATGCGATTCGTGAAATAAAGGAAGAGACTAATATAAAAGTTACGTATGACCAAATTCAATTTAAAGGCATTATTAAATGGGAGGATTCTTCATATTCTGGCGGTATTTATGTTTATCTAGTAGAGTTACTTCATGAATTTACATATCGCACTCCAAAAAAAGTCGCAGAAGGAATTTTAGATTGGAAAGAGGTTTCTTGGATTCTTAGTGACTATAATTACGGTGTAGGAGAGATGATACCTAAATTTTTAGTTGAAGTGCTCCACAATGAATTAATATTAGAGCATAATTTTATTTTATCTAATCATAAATTAATAGATTATAGGAATAAAGAATTAGCTAAGCAGGACAACTCTATAGATAATATAATTCCATTATAA
- a CDS encoding MBL fold metallo-hydrolase — MNKKYTNQIHTDMSFKPKDIISLMTDYFKIKSKLRPIKGLPIVLSNKDNEPLESVTWFGHSASLLKIEGKKLLLDPMFGDASSPFPLFNSKRYSGVFSLERDDLQEIDAIIISHNHYDHLNYKSIMQLKDRAKHFYVPTGVAQYLIKWGVSPSKISEHNWWDEITFDNIKLVCAPARHFSGRSMTDRDCSLWCSWLILGQETKIFFSGDSGYAPHFKEIGDKYGPFDLTLMECGQYDPRWSAIHMLPEETVQAHIDVQGELLLPIHWGAFTLALHEWSDPIERVTKEANRLEVKITTPQIGESITLKSTNYPSTAWWREI, encoded by the coding sequence ATGAATAAGAAATATACAAATCAAATTCATACTGATATGAGTTTTAAACCGAAAGATATTATAAGTTTAATGACGGATTACTTTAAAATAAAATCAAAGCTGCGTCCTATAAAGGGTTTGCCTATCGTTTTATCAAATAAAGATAATGAACCGTTAGAGAGTGTTACATGGTTTGGCCATTCTGCTTCTCTTTTGAAAATAGAAGGTAAAAAACTGTTATTAGACCCTATGTTTGGAGATGCCTCTTCCCCATTTCCTTTGTTTAATAGTAAACGCTATAGTGGTGTTTTTTCTTTAGAACGTGATGACCTTCAAGAAATTGATGCGATTATCATTTCTCATAATCACTATGATCATTTGAATTACAAAAGTATTATGCAGTTAAAAGATCGCGCAAAGCACTTTTATGTTCCAACTGGAGTTGCACAATATCTTATTAAATGGGGTGTTTCGCCTAGTAAAATTAGTGAGCATAATTGGTGGGACGAAATTACGTTTGATAATATTAAGTTAGTATGTGCGCCTGCAAGGCATTTCTCTGGACGAAGTATGACAGATAGAGATTGTTCATTATGGTGTTCATGGCTTATCCTTGGTCAAGAGACTAAAATTTTCTTTAGTGGCGATAGCGGTTATGCCCCTCACTTTAAGGAAATTGGTGATAAATATGGTCCATTCGATCTTACATTGATGGAATGCGGACAATATGATCCGAGGTGGTCTGCAATTCATATGTTGCCTGAAGAAACTGTACAAGCTCATATTGATGTACAAGGAGAATTACTTCTTCCGATTCATTGGGGTGCTTTTACATTAGCATTACACGAATGGAGTGATCCGATAGAGCGTGTTACGAAAGAAGCTAACCGTTTAGAAGTTAAAATTACAACGCCCCAAATTGGCGAATCTATTACGTTAAAATCTACAAACTATCCTTCAACAGCTTGGTGGAGAGAAATTTAA
- a CDS encoding LAGLIDADG family homing endonuclease: MHIERKKKSKCKLSKSEIMHLYTEGKSTSEIAVLANVSARYIRMVLSDNNVPRRAIGSWKRKYDITEDYFKTWSNNMAYILGFIAADGVIQKENQCVSISQKESYILENIKKELKTNQPLYQNKKTSVYMLNINSKTIKDDLMNIHGIMPCKSFNIEFPFVPEEYLHHFVRGYFDGDGYVKYETYTVNFIGGSYNFMNSLHQILQNRNLRADLLNQNKHYRVILSGRKSIQLFSNWIYKDKDIYLHRKYEVFQRESLSLDQLQDRKLKQTQTAVKQRKQNFLEEYMKNKCNATTCSNLEISESAFKRWLKNDNQFKRDYEKINLTMSTSDN; this comes from the coding sequence GTGCACATAGAGCGAAAAAAGAAATCAAAATGTAAACTATCAAAATCTGAAATCATGCATTTGTATACTGAAGGGAAGAGCACCTCAGAAATCGCTGTGCTTGCTAATGTGTCTGCAAGGTATATTCGTATGGTTTTATCAGACAATAACGTACCAAGGCGCGCTATAGGGAGTTGGAAGAGAAAGTATGACATAACAGAAGATTACTTTAAAACGTGGTCAAACAATATGGCTTATATTTTAGGGTTTATAGCAGCAGATGGTGTTATACAGAAAGAAAATCAATGTGTCAGTATATCTCAAAAAGAAAGTTATATTTTAGAAAATATAAAAAAAGAACTAAAAACAAACCAGCCACTTTATCAAAACAAAAAAACAAGCGTATACATGCTAAATATTAATAGCAAAACAATAAAAGACGACCTTATGAACATACACGGAATTATGCCATGTAAATCATTTAACATCGAATTTCCTTTTGTACCAGAAGAATATTTGCATCATTTTGTTCGTGGGTATTTTGATGGGGATGGTTACGTCAAGTATGAAACTTATACAGTTAATTTCATAGGTGGATCATATAACTTTATGAATTCTTTACATCAAATTCTTCAAAATCGCAATTTACGAGCCGATTTACTAAATCAAAACAAACATTATCGCGTTATTTTATCTGGAAGAAAATCAATACAACTATTTTCAAATTGGATTTATAAAGACAAAGATATTTATTTGCATAGAAAATATGAAGTGTTTCAGAGAGAAAGTCTGAGTTTAGATCAATTACAAGATCGAAAATTAAAACAAACTCAAACTGCCGTTAAACAAAGAAAACAAAATTTCCTTGAAGAATATATGAAAAATAAATGTAATGCTACAACTTGTTCAAATTTAGAAATAAGTGAATCGGCTTTCAAACGTTGGCTAAAAAATGATAATCAATTTAAAAGAGATTATGAAAAGATTAATTTAACAATGTCCACTAGCGATAACTAA
- a CDS encoding RidA family protein: protein MQKKFINPETMPPTFGYSHVVEVSNAKRTIYISGQVAINTDGQIVGIGDLATQTRQVFENIKSALETSELRFNDVVKLTFFLTDISQMAMVRDIRDQYVDTKNPPASSAVEVRKLINDNLLIEIEAIAIAN from the coding sequence TTGCAAAAGAAATTTATCAATCCAGAAACGATGCCACCAACTTTTGGATATTCACATGTAGTGGAAGTTAGTAACGCTAAACGAACAATTTACATATCTGGACAAGTAGCGATTAACACTGATGGTCAAATAGTTGGCATTGGTGATTTAGCTACACAAACGCGACAAGTTTTCGAAAATATTAAAAGTGCATTAGAAACTTCGGAATTAAGATTTAATGATGTAGTAAAATTAACATTTTTCCTAACAGATATTTCTCAAATGGCCATGGTTAGAGATATACGAGATCAATACGTTGATACTAAGAATCCACCAGCAAGTTCAGCTGTCGAAGTTAGAAAGTTAATTAACGATAACTTATTAATTGAAATTGAAGCAATTGCTATAGCAAACTAA
- a CDS encoding YwqG family protein, which produces MKNTYQLQIPKELEQYRSILEESVKPYVKVSGTLAETTLFESKFGGYPYLPIDQEHPKDSNGQPMMLLAQLNFEEMPHVEYMPQKGLLQFFVSPEEDLFGADFDHPTSQKDFRIVYHSTITADLTKVITDFSYFNTLHLENFIIPEAAKLKFELAYQPVTPRDYRFEMIFSDNIDWEEIVDEENNIELGELYDDLCKDQGHKIGGYPFFTQTDPREWEEKYQQHDILLLQIDTDDSLNIMWGDSGVANFFIRKEELLNLDFSNVIYNWDCY; this is translated from the coding sequence GTGAAGAATACGTATCAACTTCAAATTCCGAAAGAACTAGAACAGTATCGTAGTATTTTAGAAGAAAGTGTGAAACCGTATGTTAAAGTGTCTGGAACATTAGCAGAGACAACGCTTTTTGAAAGTAAGTTTGGTGGTTATCCGTATTTACCTATAGATCAAGAGCATCCTAAAGACTCAAATGGACAACCTATGATGCTACTTGCGCAGTTAAACTTTGAAGAAATGCCGCATGTTGAATATATGCCTCAAAAGGGATTGTTACAGTTTTTCGTAAGTCCTGAAGAAGATCTTTTTGGAGCAGATTTTGATCATCCCACAAGCCAAAAAGACTTTCGAATTGTTTATCATTCTACAATCACAGCGGATTTAACTAAGGTGATTACTGATTTTAGTTATTTCAACACTTTACATTTAGAGAATTTTATCATACCCGAAGCAGCAAAACTAAAGTTTGAGTTGGCATATCAACCAGTAACACCAAGAGATTATCGATTTGAAATGATTTTTAGTGATAACATTGATTGGGAAGAGATTGTTGATGAAGAAAATAATATAGAATTAGGCGAACTGTATGATGATTTATGTAAAGATCAAGGACATAAAATTGGTGGATATCCATTTTTCACACAGACAGATCCGAGAGAATGGGAAGAAAAATACCAACAGCATGACATATTATTGCTGCAAATCGATACAGACGATTCATTAAATATTATGTGGGGCGATTCTGGGGTTGCTAATTTCTTTATACGTAAGGAAGAGCTGTTAAATCTAGATTTTTCCAATGTCATTTACAATTGGGATTGTTACTAG
- a CDS encoding J-domain-containing protein produces the protein MNQEELDKKLKKQEILVKDEKVWSYTYEDHISSIVKQAEQKGAFDNLPGKGKPLNLDKDLSYNPEKQLYRTLANNHILPRWIELSKEIEDLKERLKENTNTAEAAELIRTINKKVLEHNLLCPTSAQKMRVKMDF, from the coding sequence ATGAATCAGGAAGAACTCGATAAAAAATTAAAGAAACAAGAGATTTTAGTAAAAGATGAAAAAGTTTGGTCGTATACGTATGAGGATCATATTAGTTCTATCGTTAAACAAGCAGAACAGAAAGGAGCTTTTGATAATTTACCTGGTAAAGGTAAACCTCTTAATCTCGATAAAGATCTTTCTTACAATCCTGAAAAGCAACTTTATAGAACTTTAGCAAATAATCATATTTTGCCTAGGTGGATTGAGCTTTCAAAAGAAATTGAAGATTTAAAAGAAAGACTAAAAGAAAATACAAATACGGCAGAAGCAGCGGAATTAATTCGAACTATCAATAAAAAGGTTTTAGAGCATAATTTACTTTGTCCGACAAGCGCGCAAAAAATGAGGGTGAAAATGGATTTTTAA
- a CDS encoding YxiJ-like family protein, which translates to MKLGKRVIFNELQKMPSPLYKPFPYRATAKLQRNLESRFTEDNCINADFNHHWMHTAATLNSVLNGNEQNITFQQIKWLRKSFFEWFPQYRFLETEIVNYPILYRDFISYEKTRKLLLYYLTE; encoded by the coding sequence TTGAAGTTAGGAAAAAGGGTTATTTTTAATGAATTGCAGAAAATGCCTAGTCCGCTGTACAAACCGTTTCCTTATCGCGCTACAGCAAAATTGCAGCGAAACTTAGAAAGTAGATTTACCGAAGATAATTGTATAAACGCTGATTTTAATCATCATTGGATGCATACAGCAGCTACTTTAAATTCTGTACTAAATGGAAACGAACAGAACATTACGTTTCAACAAATAAAGTGGTTAAGAAAATCGTTTTTTGAGTGGTTTCCGCAATATCGTTTTCTAGAAACAGAAATTGTGAATTATCCCATTTTGTATAGAGATTTCATAAGTTATGAGAAGACCAGGAAGCTATTACTTTATTACCTTACTGAATAA
- a CDS encoding patatin-like phospholipase family protein, with the protein MKNIGLVLEGGGMKGLYTAGVLEYFMEKNLFFPYVVGVSAGACMGATYLSRQKGRNKKVNTELVSDYRYISYRNLIRKRELFGMDFLFDEVPNKIVPFDFQTFLNCNEQFVIGTTDCESGRAVYYNKIEHGNDILKIIRASSSVPFIAPAVEYDNRKLLDGGIIDPIPVLKAQTDGYEKNVVIMTKPEGYEKQRNKFFRLAKILYRKYPNIAESLVEHYRFYNETISYMNQIEQKDNFYVIQPSVQLPISGIERNKEKLVNLYNLGYIDAQYHYENLLNWIEK; encoded by the coding sequence ATGAAGAATATCGGTTTAGTATTAGAGGGCGGAGGAATGAAAGGTTTATATACTGCAGGTGTACTCGAATATTTCATGGAAAAGAACTTATTCTTTCCGTATGTAGTCGGCGTATCAGCTGGAGCCTGTATGGGGGCAACCTATTTGTCACGTCAAAAAGGGAGAAATAAGAAAGTAAATACAGAACTAGTATCAGATTACAGGTATATATCTTATCGAAATTTAATTCGAAAACGTGAATTATTTGGGATGGACTTTTTATTTGATGAAGTACCTAATAAAATTGTCCCGTTTGATTTTCAAACTTTCTTAAACTGTAATGAACAATTTGTTATAGGGACGACTGATTGCGAATCAGGACGAGCTGTTTATTATAATAAAATAGAACATGGAAATGATATTTTAAAAATCATCCGTGCATCTAGCTCAGTTCCGTTTATAGCACCTGCTGTAGAATACGATAATCGTAAGTTGTTAGATGGAGGAATTATAGATCCTATTCCAGTTCTAAAAGCTCAAACTGATGGTTATGAAAAGAATGTAGTTATCATGACAAAACCAGAAGGATACGAAAAGCAGCGGAATAAATTTTTTAGACTGGCTAAAATTTTATATAGAAAATATCCGAATATCGCAGAATCTTTAGTAGAACATTATCGTTTTTATAATGAGACGATATCTTATATGAATCAAATAGAACAAAAAGACAACTTTTATGTCATTCAGCCTAGCGTACAGCTTCCAATAAGCGGAATAGAAAGAAATAAAGAGAAACTTGTTAATTTATATAACCTTGGCTATATAGATGCTCAATATCATTATGAAAACTTATTAAATTGGATAGAGAAATAA
- a CDS encoding PH domain-containing protein — MGLFSGILGNASNTSSESVERDLEKIMLDDEKVEHAYKLIRDLIVFTNRRLILVDKQGVTGKKTEYHSIPYKSITQYSIETAGHFDLDAELKIWVSSMEDPITKEFKGDDSILSIQKALVTYTTK; from the coding sequence ATGGGTTTATTTAGCGGTATTTTAGGAAATGCATCAAATACGAGTTCTGAAAGTGTAGAACGTGATTTAGAGAAGATTATGCTAGACGATGAAAAAGTAGAGCATGCTTATAAATTAATTCGTGATCTAATCGTATTTACAAATCGTCGACTTATTTTAGTAGATAAACAAGGAGTAACCGGCAAAAAAACAGAATACCATTCTATTCCTTATAAAAGTATTACACAATATAGCATCGAAACGGCTGGGCATTTTGATTTAGATGCAGAACTTAAAATTTGGGTGTCTAGTATGGAGGATCCAATTACGAAAGAATTTAAAGGTGACGATAGTATTTTAAGCATTCAAAAAGCGTTAGTGACATATACGACAAAGTAG
- a CDS encoding YfiT family bacillithiol transferase, which yields MNDLRYPIGQFTYKRPITEEMIDTWIQEIEDLPHELTKAIKDLDQKQLDTPYRVGGWTVRQVVHHVVDSHMNSYIRFKLALTEKNPTIKPYKEEKWAELPDSKLPVDVSLVMLDSLHKRWVNLLYSLEIEDLEKTFNHPETGETKLAVAIGLYAWHGRHHTAHITSLRKRLNW from the coding sequence ATGAATGATTTGCGTTATCCAATTGGCCAATTTACATACAAACGTCCTATAACGGAAGAAATGATTGATACATGGATTCAAGAAATTGAAGATTTACCTCATGAACTAACAAAGGCAATTAAAGATTTAGATCAGAAGCAGTTAGATACACCATATCGCGTTGGAGGTTGGACTGTACGCCAAGTAGTTCATCACGTCGTTGATAGCCATATGAATAGCTACATACGCTTTAAATTAGCACTGACAGAAAAGAATCCAACTATTAAGCCGTATAAAGAAGAGAAGTGGGCAGAGTTACCCGATTCAAAATTACCGGTAGATGTTTCACTAGTAATGCTAGATTCATTACATAAAAGATGGGTTAACCTTTTATATTCTCTAGAAATTGAAGATTTAGAAAAGACATTTAACCATCCTGAAACTGGTGAAACAAAACTTGCTGTTGCAATAGGACTATACGCATGGCATGGTCGTCATCATACCGCTCATATTACTTCTTTAAGAAAGCGTCTAAATTGGTAA
- a CDS encoding GNAT family N-acetyltransferase: protein MEIYIEQLKKQDVKDLFTFELTNKSFFETMVPNRGSKYFEFEYFQKLLDDLLIEQADGDSYFYLIRNEEKEIVGRINLVDIDTETRISSLGYRVGEKFTKKGVATAAVKLILDVAKNNEITDIYAKTTTNNLASQIVLEKSGFSSYQNESDTTSVELNGEHVKFVHYIWRNTSRL from the coding sequence ATGGAAATATACATAGAGCAACTAAAGAAACAAGATGTTAAGGATTTATTTACGTTTGAACTTACGAATAAATCTTTTTTTGAAACAATGGTACCAAATCGTGGCTCGAAATATTTTGAATTTGAATATTTCCAAAAACTACTAGACGATTTATTAATAGAACAAGCGGATGGAGATTCTTATTTTTATTTAATTCGTAATGAAGAAAAAGAAATTGTAGGGCGAATCAATTTAGTAGATATAGATACGGAAACTCGAATTAGTTCACTAGGGTATCGGGTCGGAGAAAAATTTACTAAAAAAGGAGTTGCAACAGCAGCCGTAAAATTAATTTTAGATGTAGCGAAAAATAATGAAATTACTGACATTTATGCTAAAACAACGACTAATAATCTCGCATCACAAATTGTACTAGAAAAAAGCGGATTTTCTTCTTATCAAAACGAATCAGATACAACATCTGTAGAATTAAATGGAGAACATGTGAAGTTTGTACATTATATTTGGAGAAATACTTCGCGCTTATAA
- a CDS encoding FAD-dependent oxidoreductase → MFNTAIVIGGSVAGKFAAKALSTSFKEVIIIEAGERWDGKSSRKRVPQSNHPHVLLKGGENAIEELFPNITNELIEAGSIINNFTRDLKWHQFGLWKQPFIGEVHMIQQSRPLLEWHIQKRIHQISNITIKYETLVKGLLVDAKLNKVCGVKVKYLETDTQEEVHADLVVDASGFGSKSIEWLREYEIEVKEEKVRIDLFYATKMFKLKENEELDCCNMLMSPSFPDNPYGVLIQTIEDNRYFVTFSGYANEKAPQTDDEFYDFAENLSISNVTDFLNKAEGITDIKTYKIPYQVRRRFDLVNNVPEGLLVVGDAQCRFDPVFGQGVSVAAMEAHQLQLLLQGRKQLDKTFTQQFYKKTANIIETPWDMTTTEISRHPQLKRELTTKQKFQLWYTKQIYRLSASNSDVYIRLVRVMNLIRSPFHLFHPKVLLSVLLNRKK, encoded by the coding sequence ATGTTTAATACGGCTATCGTTATTGGTGGAAGTGTGGCAGGAAAGTTTGCAGCAAAAGCATTATCAACTTCTTTTAAAGAAGTAATCATTATAGAAGCTGGTGAAAGATGGGATGGAAAGTCTTCGAGAAAAAGAGTTCCACAAAGTAATCATCCTCACGTGTTATTAAAAGGTGGAGAAAACGCAATTGAAGAATTGTTTCCTAATATTACGAACGAATTAATAGAAGCGGGTAGTATTATAAACAACTTTACGCGTGATTTGAAATGGCATCAATTCGGTCTATGGAAACAACCGTTCATAGGGGAAGTACATATGATTCAACAAAGTCGTCCTTTGCTAGAATGGCATATTCAAAAACGAATACATCAAATTTCAAATATTACTATTAAATATGAAACATTGGTTAAAGGGTTATTGGTAGATGCAAAGCTTAACAAAGTGTGTGGAGTAAAAGTTAAATATTTAGAGACAGACACACAAGAAGAAGTTCATGCAGATCTTGTAGTTGATGCGAGTGGATTTGGCTCAAAAAGTATAGAATGGCTACGAGAATACGAAATTGAAGTAAAAGAAGAGAAAGTTCGTATTGATTTATTTTACGCAACGAAAATGTTCAAACTTAAAGAAAATGAGGAGTTAGACTGTTGTAATATGCTAATGTCTCCGAGTTTCCCTGATAACCCTTATGGCGTTCTTATTCAAACGATAGAAGATAATCGTTATTTTGTTACTTTCAGTGGATACGCAAATGAGAAAGCACCACAAACAGATGATGAGTTTTATGATTTTGCTGAAAACCTATCAATTTCTAATGTTACAGACTTCCTAAACAAGGCTGAGGGAATTACTGATATAAAGACATACAAAATTCCTTATCAAGTACGCCGGCGATTTGATTTAGTGAATAATGTACCAGAAGGCTTATTAGTTGTTGGAGATGCGCAATGTCGTTTTGATCCCGTTTTCGGCCAAGGCGTATCAGTTGCTGCTATGGAGGCTCACCAGTTGCAATTACTTCTGCAAGGCAGAAAACAGCTTGATAAAACATTTACACAACAATTTTATAAAAAGACAGCTAATATAATAGAAACCCCTTGGGATATGACAACGACAGAAATATCACGTCACCCGCAGCTAAAGAGAGAATTAACTACAAAACAAAAATTTCAGCTATGGTATACGAAACAAATATATCGACTATCCGCAAGTAATTCTGATGTTTATATTCGATTAGTACGAGTGATGAATTTAATTCGTAGTCCATTTCATCTTTTTCATCCGAAAGTGCTACTATCTGTATTGCTTAATCGAAAGAAATAG